In Posidoniimonas polymericola, one genomic interval encodes:
- a CDS encoding serine/threonine-protein kinase encodes MRPLGQSPFEQALLASGLVPAAQVGEARELLNGDCNDHRLAAKLVELGLLNEWQVDQLSEGRTKFSLGQYAIIDTVAKGGMGHVFKGEHQLLGRVEAIKVLPRSKSRPEAIASFRQEIRAQAQLNHPNLVRVSYADRDGDTYFLVTEFVPGVDLRRLVRRTGPLPTGAAAWVVLQAAQGLEYAHRRGIVHRDVKPGNLLVTPEGEVKLADLGLAWYLNREVPTDPGGRKKVVGTCDYLAPESITDPTRIIPVSDLYSLGCTLYYAVTGKVPYPGGNAVEKMRRCLREAPLPPQSIQPDLPDNVVAVIARLMDKNPETRVPSATAAIDLIRPLVGDGSRAEVAAGIRRYEVAKAERARSDRSGPHAGASLISETLTDSDSHAYHGTHDDASDPAIDAQQTSGALSSGSGAIPALEPAGEEPGVPSPEAPLPPYPVQPLDVAVWVVTGVAVLGVVAIAVAGLASYLG; translated from the coding sequence TTGAGACCCCTAGGACAGTCACCGTTCGAGCAGGCCCTGCTCGCCAGCGGCTTGGTGCCGGCTGCGCAGGTCGGCGAGGCGCGCGAGCTGCTGAACGGTGACTGCAACGACCACAGGTTGGCCGCGAAGCTGGTCGAGCTCGGGCTCCTCAACGAGTGGCAGGTCGACCAGCTCAGTGAGGGACGCACCAAGTTCTCGCTCGGGCAGTACGCCATCATCGACACGGTCGCCAAAGGCGGCATGGGGCACGTCTTCAAGGGCGAGCACCAACTGCTCGGCCGGGTCGAGGCGATCAAGGTGCTGCCCCGCAGCAAGAGCCGGCCCGAGGCGATCGCCAGCTTCCGCCAGGAGATCCGCGCCCAGGCCCAGTTGAACCACCCGAACTTGGTGCGGGTGTCGTACGCGGACCGCGACGGCGACACCTACTTTCTGGTGACCGAGTTTGTGCCCGGCGTCGACCTGCGGCGGCTGGTCCGACGCACCGGGCCGCTGCCGACCGGCGCCGCCGCGTGGGTGGTGCTGCAGGCCGCGCAGGGGCTCGAGTACGCCCACCGCCGCGGCATCGTCCACCGGGACGTGAAACCTGGCAACCTGCTGGTCACCCCGGAGGGAGAGGTCAAGCTGGCCGACCTGGGGCTCGCCTGGTACCTCAACCGCGAGGTGCCGACCGACCCCGGCGGGCGGAAGAAGGTGGTGGGCACCTGCGACTACCTGGCGCCCGAGTCGATCACCGACCCGACCCGGATCATCCCGGTCAGCGACCTCTACTCGCTCGGGTGCACGCTGTACTACGCGGTCACCGGCAAGGTGCCCTACCCCGGCGGCAACGCGGTCGAGAAGATGCGACGCTGCCTCCGCGAGGCGCCGCTGCCGCCGCAGAGCATCCAGCCCGACCTGCCGGACAATGTCGTGGCGGTGATCGCCAGGCTGATGGACAAGAACCCCGAGACCCGTGTCCCCTCGGCGACCGCCGCGATCGATCTGATCCGCCCACTGGTCGGCGACGGCTCTCGGGCGGAGGTCGCGGCCGGGATCCGGCGGTACGAGGTCGCCAAGGCCGAGCGGGCGCGGAGCGATCGGTCGGGCCCCCACGCCGGCGCCAGCCTCATCAGCGAGACCCTCACCGATTCCGATTCGCACGCCTACCACGGAACGCACGACGACGCGTCGGACCCGGCGATCGACGCGCAGCAGACGAGCGGCGCGTTGAGCTCCGGCAGCGGCGCCATCCCCGCCCTTGAACCGGCGGGCGAAGAACCGGGCGTCCCCAGTCCGGAGGCCCCGCTGCCGCCGTACCCGGTCCAGCCGCTCGACGTCGCGGTGTGGGTCGTGACGGGCGTCGCGGTGCTGGGGGTGGTGGCGATCGCCGTCGCGGGCCTGGCGAGCTACCTGGGCTGA
- a CDS encoding transposase translates to MGRPTRAALGGYIYHVLNRANARKTIFEADQDYEAFEQVLAEAVDRAEMRLLAYCVMPNHWHLVLWPREDGDLSRFTGWLTLTHTQRWHAHRKTVGSGHVYQGRFKSFPVEDDAHFLTVCRYVERNPLRANLVRSADRWRWDSLWRWRHGDAEQQRLLSAWPVRRSPGWLEHVNRPLNEPELTAIRRSVARGAPYGGPEWSEQAIDELALESTVRPRGRPRKGS, encoded by the coding sequence ATGGGAAGACCTACTCGCGCTGCCCTCGGCGGCTACATCTACCACGTGCTCAACCGCGCTAACGCCCGGAAGACCATCTTCGAAGCCGACCAGGACTACGAGGCCTTCGAGCAGGTTCTGGCCGAGGCCGTCGACCGCGCCGAAATGCGGCTGCTCGCCTATTGCGTGATGCCCAACCACTGGCACCTCGTGCTGTGGCCCCGCGAGGACGGCGACCTCTCCCGCTTTACCGGCTGGCTGACGCTCACCCACACCCAGCGGTGGCACGCCCACCGGAAAACGGTCGGCAGCGGCCACGTCTACCAGGGGCGGTTCAAGTCGTTCCCGGTCGAGGACGACGCCCACTTCCTGACCGTCTGCCGGTATGTCGAACGCAACCCGCTGCGGGCGAACCTGGTCCGCAGCGCCGACCGCTGGCGGTGGGACAGCCTGTGGCGGTGGCGGCACGGCGACGCGGAACAGCAGCGGCTGCTCTCTGCCTGGCCAGTCCGCCGCAGTCCAGGCTGGCTGGAGCACGTCAACCGCCCGCTGAACGAGCCCGAGCTGACGGCCATCCGGAGGAGCGTCGCACGCGGCGCGCCGTACGGCGGCCCCGAGTGGAGCGAGCAGGCGATCGATGAGTTGGCGTTGGAGAGCACGGTGCGTCCGCGCGGACGGCCGAGAAAAGGTTCCTGA
- a CDS encoding ankyrin repeat domain-containing protein, with translation MEHPMMLHEAVEAGDPVAVRQAVEAGADVNGSFSECDECPLSVAAATGQPELVRLLLELGADPNNRRSITPPLCAAAVSGSPDTIAALIEAGAEVDTRDEDGSTPLMLAAAYGDRAAVEKLLESRANPKLEDESGKTALASAVEKNHTRLCEVLMPLSTSQERQKAQIQLEIYAQGGADERISSLILAATRGNDKEVHAIVESGVAADAINEQGKTALMRAANKNHMEIVRWLLECGADINRKDIYGNYPLLYAAMGCHPEMYDFLYPLTEKKLRKQAEKMRQNQIDIGNWPAERE, from the coding sequence CTGGAGCATCCAATGATGTTGCACGAAGCTGTTGAAGCAGGCGATCCTGTCGCAGTGCGTCAGGCCGTCGAGGCAGGCGCCGACGTGAACGGCTCGTTTTCTGAATGCGACGAGTGTCCGTTGTCGGTTGCCGCTGCTACAGGCCAGCCTGAGCTCGTCCGGCTGCTGCTCGAGTTGGGGGCCGATCCGAACAATCGACGGTCGATTACACCGCCATTGTGCGCGGCGGCGGTCTCGGGGTCACCTGATACGATCGCTGCGCTGATTGAAGCGGGGGCTGAAGTGGATACACGAGACGAAGACGGGTCGACTCCGCTGATGCTCGCCGCGGCGTACGGAGACCGCGCCGCCGTGGAGAAACTGCTGGAAAGCCGCGCCAACCCAAAGCTCGAAGATGAGAGCGGCAAAACGGCCCTTGCAAGTGCGGTGGAAAAGAACCACACGCGGCTTTGCGAAGTTCTGATGCCGCTGTCCACGAGCCAAGAGAGACAAAAAGCACAGATTCAATTGGAAATATATGCGCAAGGCGGCGCTGACGAGCGGATCAGCAGCCTCATCTTGGCCGCCACTCGTGGCAATGATAAGGAGGTTCATGCAATAGTTGAAAGCGGTGTTGCCGCAGACGCAATTAATGAGCAAGGTAAGACTGCATTGATGCGCGCGGCAAACAAGAACCACATGGAGATCGTACGGTGGCTTCTGGAATGCGGCGCAGACATTAATCGCAAAGATATCTACGGGAATTATCCATTGTTGTACGCCGCGATGGGCTGCCATCCAGAAATGTATGACTTCCTCTATCCGCTAACAGAGAAGAAGCTGCGGAAGCAAGCAGAGAAGATGAGGCAGAACCAGATTGACATTGGCAACTGGCCGGCAGAGCGAGAATGA
- a CDS encoding Xaa-Pro dipeptidyl-peptidase, which produces MNRLILAALVCGANVAQGDDNEDEYVDPMTAVPVFEDGEAQIVDGFKDPDYWLREDLWVETEFDSDNDDRPDRVHVSVTRPRQTQLAGLKLPVVYVSSPYFAGTAPAGKEYFWDPHQELGGEPKKRKSAPSVVRKGMRPLISKSHTEKWVPRGYAVVHSSSPGTGLSQGCPTVGGENESLAPKAVIDWLCGRADGYTTPDGFERVSAGWCSGKVGMVGTSYNGTLPLAAATTGVDGLEAIIPVAPNTSYYHYYRSNGLVRHPGGYIGEDIDCLYEFIHSGPEELRADCDCQVRDTLFRANQDRVTGDYNDFWKSRDYLHQLGPMKCALFMSHGFNDWNVMPEHSYRIFDAVREKGLPAQIYYHQGGHGGEPPMKLMNRWFTHYLHGVDNGVEDDSKAWIVREDDKRDEPTEYERYPHPKAKPVELHLTRGAPEHGKLRRRVRREQGVETLVDNYSFNGEALARAEWTRHRLLYATRELKQPLHLSGVAEVTIRLACDRPAANLSVWLVSLPWKEGRGAKITDNIITRGWADPQNRDSLTEGKPLVPGEFVDVTFELQPDDQVIPAEQQIGLMIFSSDQDFTLWPKPGAELTVDLDATSLTLPVVDGKKGWRRAFREPKPEEAEEAGD; this is translated from the coding sequence ATGAACCGATTAATTCTTGCTGCGTTAGTGTGCGGTGCCAACGTGGCCCAGGGGGATGACAACGAGGACGAGTACGTCGACCCAATGACCGCCGTCCCGGTGTTCGAGGACGGCGAGGCTCAAATCGTCGATGGGTTCAAGGACCCCGACTACTGGCTCCGCGAGGACCTGTGGGTCGAGACCGAGTTCGACTCCGACAACGACGACCGCCCCGACCGGGTGCACGTCAGCGTCACGCGGCCGCGGCAAACCCAGCTCGCCGGGCTCAAGCTGCCGGTGGTCTACGTCTCGAGCCCCTACTTCGCGGGCACGGCGCCCGCCGGCAAAGAATACTTCTGGGACCCCCACCAAGAGCTCGGCGGCGAGCCCAAGAAACGCAAGTCCGCCCCGTCGGTCGTGCGGAAGGGCATGCGGCCGCTGATCTCCAAGTCGCACACGGAGAAGTGGGTGCCGCGTGGCTACGCGGTGGTGCACTCGTCGTCGCCCGGCACGGGCCTGTCGCAGGGCTGCCCGACCGTCGGCGGCGAGAACGAGTCGCTCGCCCCCAAGGCGGTCATCGACTGGCTCTGCGGCCGCGCGGACGGCTACACCACTCCCGACGGCTTTGAACGCGTCTCCGCCGGCTGGTGCAGCGGCAAGGTCGGCATGGTCGGCACCTCGTACAACGGCACGCTGCCGCTAGCCGCGGCGACGACCGGCGTCGACGGCCTCGAGGCGATCATCCCGGTCGCGCCCAATACGTCGTACTACCACTACTACCGTTCGAACGGCCTGGTGCGTCACCCCGGCGGCTACATCGGCGAGGACATCGACTGCCTGTACGAGTTCATCCACTCTGGCCCCGAGGAGCTGCGGGCCGACTGCGACTGCCAGGTCCGCGACACCCTGTTCCGCGCGAACCAGGACCGCGTCACCGGCGACTACAACGACTTCTGGAAGAGCCGCGACTACCTGCACCAGCTCGGACCGATGAAGTGCGCGCTATTCATGTCCCACGGCTTCAACGACTGGAACGTGATGCCGGAGCACAGCTACCGCATCTTCGACGCGGTGCGGGAGAAGGGCCTGCCCGCCCAGATCTACTACCACCAGGGGGGCCACGGGGGCGAGCCGCCGATGAAGCTCATGAACCGCTGGTTCACCCACTACCTGCACGGCGTCGACAACGGCGTCGAAGACGACAGCAAGGCGTGGATCGTCCGCGAGGACGACAAGCGCGACGAGCCGACCGAGTACGAACGCTACCCCCACCCCAAGGCCAAGCCGGTCGAGCTGCACCTGACCCGCGGCGCCCCCGAACACGGCAAGCTCCGCCGCCGGGTCCGCCGCGAGCAAGGCGTCGAGACCCTCGTCGACAACTACTCCTTCAACGGCGAAGCGCTCGCCCGCGCCGAGTGGACCCGCCACCGGCTGCTGTACGCCACCCGCGAGCTCAAGCAGCCGCTGCACCTCTCCGGCGTCGCCGAGGTCACGATCCGCCTGGCCTGCGACCGGCCGGCGGCAAACCTCTCGGTCTGGCTCGTCTCGCTGCCGTGGAAGGAGGGCCGCGGCGCCAAGATCACCGACAACATCATCACCCGCGGCTGGGCCGACCCGCAGAACCGCGACTCGCTCACCGAGGGAAAGCCGCTCGTGCCGGGCGAGTTCGTCGACGTCACGTTCGAGCTTCAGCCCGACGACCAGGTCATCCCCGCCGAGCAGCAGATCGGCCTGATGATCTTCTCTAGTGACCAGGATTTTACTCTTTGGCCCAAGCCGGGCGCCGAGCTGACTGTCGACCTCGACGCCACGTCACTCACGCTGCCGGTCGTTGATGGCAAGAAGGGCTGGCGCCGGGCGTTTCGTGAGCCGAAGCCGGAGGAGGCAGAAGAGGCGGGTGATTAG
- a CDS encoding RluA family pseudouridine synthase encodes MQVLYEDNHLLAVVKPPGVATMGTPQGVETLLDRAKAYLARKYKKTGNVYLGVVSRLDAPVTGVVLMARTSKAAARLSAAFRDREVGKQYLALVEGRAEPPEARLEHYLRKDERHRKVHVTNSEADDATRAELSYETLLNRGEHTLLLVKPVTGRKHQIRVQLAKVGHPIVGDRKYGSDTPLKQGIRLHAWRLTIEHPVRREKMTIKCPLPKGWPEWAQHAADKL; translated from the coding sequence ATGCAGGTGCTCTACGAGGATAATCACCTGTTGGCGGTCGTTAAACCACCGGGCGTCGCGACGATGGGCACGCCCCAAGGGGTCGAGACGCTGCTCGACCGGGCCAAGGCGTACCTCGCGCGGAAGTACAAGAAGACCGGCAATGTGTATCTGGGCGTTGTGAGCCGGCTCGACGCGCCGGTCACCGGCGTGGTGCTGATGGCCCGCACGTCGAAGGCCGCGGCGCGGCTCAGCGCCGCGTTCCGCGACCGCGAGGTGGGCAAGCAGTACCTGGCGCTGGTCGAGGGCCGGGCCGAGCCGCCCGAGGCCCGGCTTGAGCACTACCTCCGCAAGGACGAACGCCACCGCAAGGTGCACGTCACCAACAGCGAGGCCGACGACGCCACCCGCGCCGAACTCAGCTACGAGACCCTCCTGAATCGCGGCGAGCACACGCTGCTGCTGGTCAAGCCAGTCACCGGCCGCAAGCATCAGATCCGCGTGCAGCTCGCCAAGGTCGGCCACCCCATCGTCGGCGACCGCAAGTACGGCAGCGACACGCCACTCAAGCAAGGCATCCGCCTGCACGCCTGGCGGCTCACGATCGAGCACCCGGTCCGCCGCGAGAAGATGACCATCAAGTGCCCGCTGCCCAAGGGCTGGCCCGAGTGGGCGCAGCACGCGGCGGACAAGCTCTAA
- a CDS encoding Maf family protein, which produces MTRLILASGSPRRSQLLSDAGYRFEVIPPHDSAEADAPRLPDPTSLVCDLARRKAEDVVKRLAGEPQPSWVLAADTIAECGGQVLGKPDDAADARRILEALSGTRHSVLTGVCLWRSDQPAPAECWHAESQLEMDRLGDRWLEDYLASGAWEGKAGAFGYQDGLVFVRIVAGSESNVVGLPLDEVRAMFQRVGWNGLRDES; this is translated from the coding sequence ATGACGCGACTGATCCTGGCGAGCGGCTCGCCCCGCCGCAGCCAACTGCTGAGCGACGCGGGGTACCGGTTTGAGGTGATCCCGCCGCACGACTCGGCCGAGGCCGACGCGCCCCGGCTGCCCGACCCCACCAGCTTGGTGTGTGACCTCGCACGACGCAAGGCCGAGGATGTCGTGAAGCGGTTGGCCGGCGAGCCACAGCCGTCCTGGGTGCTGGCCGCCGACACCATCGCCGAGTGCGGCGGGCAGGTGCTCGGCAAGCCGGACGACGCGGCCGACGCCCGGCGGATCCTCGAGGCGCTGAGCGGCACCCGGCACAGCGTGCTGACCGGGGTCTGCCTGTGGCGGAGCGACCAGCCGGCGCCGGCCGAGTGTTGGCACGCCGAGTCGCAGCTCGAGATGGACCGACTCGGCGACCGGTGGCTCGAGGACTACCTGGCTAGCGGGGCGTGGGAGGGCAAAGCCGGCGCGTTCGGCTACCAGGACGGGCTGGTCTTCGTGCGGATCGTCGCCGGGAGCGAGTCGAACGTGGTGGGGCTGCCGCTGGACGAGGTGCGGGCCATGTTCCAGCGGGTCGGTTGGAACGGACTGCGGGACGAGTCATAA
- a CDS encoding formylglycine-generating enzyme family protein, with the protein MPRFTMMPRFMISAVFAIIAGCLTSACLAEDAPTPGLTQKQPAAGPYVKTDRGYMVPYEVKVPGSGATFKMTPIAGGVVSVGPRTASADEDDDPQSPSRQVRLEPYWIGTHEVTWADYRPYMELNTTFGEIAFLRGQLYDGSPKLEQALADRPALQQAVDAMPQGVDCITAPTALYDPSTTYYSGEEPELPAVTMTVYAAQQYTKWLSVLTGGAYRLPCEAEWEHAARADASGDAPRQPLDPIAWYDDNSDYEAQPVGLKEPNANGLYDTLGNAAEWVLDVPSTEAPAAGDPMPWSESVGQPQQVDPRIAKGGYYESEAAELTFTSRLLSADEDWKASDPNVPLSPWWFADDPAMGVGFRVVRQLEPMTDEQKQIAWEASSPDLQNGVKQRVQGGRGKMQVITPDLPKVVEQLNEPEIRKLME; encoded by the coding sequence ATGCCCCGCTTCACGATGATGCCCCGCTTCATGATCTCCGCGGTTTTCGCAATTATCGCCGGCTGCCTGACCAGCGCCTGCCTGGCCGAGGACGCCCCGACTCCGGGCCTCACCCAAAAGCAGCCCGCCGCGGGCCCGTATGTCAAAACCGACCGCGGGTACATGGTGCCCTACGAGGTGAAGGTCCCCGGCTCGGGTGCGACGTTCAAGATGACGCCGATCGCCGGCGGGGTGGTTTCTGTGGGACCTCGCACCGCCAGCGCCGACGAGGACGACGACCCGCAGTCGCCGTCGCGCCAGGTGCGGCTCGAGCCGTACTGGATCGGCACGCACGAGGTCACCTGGGCCGACTACCGGCCGTACATGGAGCTCAACACGACCTTTGGCGAAATCGCGTTCCTGCGGGGGCAGTTGTACGACGGCAGCCCGAAGCTCGAGCAGGCCCTCGCCGACCGACCCGCGTTGCAGCAAGCAGTCGACGCGATGCCTCAGGGGGTCGACTGCATCACGGCCCCAACGGCGCTCTACGACCCGAGCACGACTTACTACTCTGGCGAAGAACCCGAGCTGCCCGCGGTGACGATGACCGTCTACGCCGCGCAGCAGTACACCAAATGGCTGAGCGTGCTGACCGGCGGCGCCTACCGGCTGCCGTGCGAGGCCGAGTGGGAGCACGCCGCCCGAGCAGACGCCAGCGGCGACGCGCCGCGGCAGCCGCTCGATCCGATCGCCTGGTACGACGACAACAGCGACTACGAGGCCCAGCCGGTCGGGCTCAAGGAGCCAAACGCCAACGGCCTCTACGACACCCTCGGCAATGCCGCCGAATGGGTGCTGGATGTCCCGTCCACCGAGGCGCCGGCAGCGGGCGACCCAATGCCGTGGAGCGAGTCGGTCGGCCAACCGCAGCAGGTCGACCCGCGGATCGCCAAGGGGGGCTACTACGAGAGCGAAGCGGCAGAACTGACGTTCACGTCTCGGCTGCTGTCGGCCGATGAAGACTGGAAAGCCTCGGACCCGAACGTCCCGCTCAGCCCGTGGTGGTTCGCCGACGATCCGGCGATGGGGGTGGGGTTCCGGGTGGTCCGGCAGTTGGAGCCGATGACCGACGAGCAGAAGCAGATCGCGTGGGAGGCGTCCTCCCCCGACCTCCAAAACGGTGTTAAGCAGCGTGTTCAGGGGGGGCGTGGCAAGATGCAGGTCATCACCCCCGATCTGCCCAAGGTGGTCGAGCAGCTCAACGAGCCCGAGATCCGGAAGCTGATGGAGTAG
- a CDS encoding Gfo/Idh/MocA family protein, whose translation MRFRLGLIGLGPSWATRHRPALHALSSRFQVRAVCDPVAHRAEQIASELGARPMEGFRALAACEDVDAVMLLSARWFGALPIFAACDYGKAVYCGASVNLEAQQAAALRDRVRAAGIAFMAEFPKRLAPATTRLQELMATRLGRPRLIFCNERYASRGDDGDGPANMRRLVEMVDWCCYVAGREVRCVTGAAHDVTAAPAPENEVCGDYSLMTLDFHPGPEDSCGVMAQIACGSYVPNNWSDAASFRRPAELQVVCERGIAFLDLPNRLVWFDDAGQHTEALDAERPVGEQLLMQFHRAVSSLVLKSSGLEDAYRAAALVIAGQTSHREGRRIEIT comes from the coding sequence TTGAGATTCAGACTAGGCCTCATCGGACTCGGCCCTTCTTGGGCGACACGGCACCGCCCGGCGCTGCACGCCCTGTCTTCGCGATTTCAGGTGCGCGCGGTCTGCGACCCGGTCGCCCACCGGGCCGAGCAGATCGCCAGCGAGCTGGGCGCCCGCCCGATGGAGGGCTTCCGGGCGTTGGCCGCCTGCGAGGACGTCGACGCGGTGATGCTGCTGTCGGCCCGCTGGTTCGGGGCGTTGCCGATCTTTGCGGCCTGCGACTACGGCAAGGCGGTGTACTGCGGGGCCTCGGTGAACCTCGAGGCCCAGCAGGCAGCGGCGCTCCGAGACCGGGTGCGGGCGGCGGGCATCGCCTTCATGGCCGAGTTCCCCAAGCGTCTCGCCCCCGCAACGACGCGCCTGCAAGAGCTGATGGCGACCCGCCTCGGCCGCCCGCGGCTGATCTTCTGCAACGAGCGTTACGCCTCGCGTGGCGACGACGGCGACGGCCCCGCCAACATGCGTCGCCTGGTCGAGATGGTCGACTGGTGCTGCTACGTCGCGGGCCGCGAGGTCCGCTGCGTGACCGGCGCCGCCCATGACGTGACGGCCGCCCCGGCGCCCGAGAACGAGGTCTGCGGCGACTACTCGCTGATGACGCTCGACTTCCACCCGGGGCCAGAAGACTCGTGCGGGGTCATGGCGCAGATCGCCTGCGGCAGCTACGTCCCCAACAACTGGTCGGACGCGGCGTCGTTCCGCCGGCCGGCCGAGCTGCAGGTGGTGTGCGAACGCGGCATCGCGTTCCTCGACCTGCCGAACCGGCTGGTCTGGTTCGACGACGCCGGCCAGCACACCGAGGCGCTCGACGCCGAGCGCCCCGTCGGCGAGCAGCTGCTGATGCAGTTCCATCGGGCGGTGTCGAGCCTGGTGCTGAAGAGCTCGGGACTCGAGGACGCCTACCGCGCGGCGGCGCTGGTCATCGCGGGCCAGACCAGCCACCGCGAGGGCAGGCGGATCGAGATCACCTGA
- the tkt gene encoding transketolase, giving the protein MSTSALDTVTTAINTIRTLSMDGVQAANSGHPGTPMALAPVAYQIWAQEMDYDPGAPLWPNRDRYILSCGHASMLLYSMIHVSGIKKAKACGKVLDEPALTVDDLKNFRQYGSLTPGHPEHGHTTGVETTTGPLGQGCANSVGMAIGQNWLAARYNKPGKELFDFDVYVQCSDGDLMEGVACEAASLAGHLKLSNLCWVYDDNHITIEGDTDLAFSEDVATRFEGLGWTVYRVDDANDLKALGQAFSKFKANQAGPTLIIVRSVIGYGAPHAAGTSGAHGSPLGDEEVKLTKEAYGWPADKKFYVPDETLEHFASTMGERGAAARTSWDKTYEAYSAAHPELAAELDKIWAGELPAGWDKDLPVFPADPKGTATRGSGGKALNGVAKNLPWMLGGSADLAPSTKTLIDGEGSFGPTSHAGRNLHFGIREHAMAAAGNGMALLGLRPYVSTFFVFSDYLRPAMRLSALMKLPVTYVFTHDSIGVGEDGPTHQPVEQLAAARAIPGLVVMRPGDANEASRTWHVAIAEQHRPVAMVLTRQNMPTLCRDKYAAVEGVDKGAYVLADAEGGNPDVILMASGSELSLAVEAYEQLTADGVKARVVSVPSFELFEDQDASYRESVLPPAVTARVACEAGVRQGWDAYLGLTGAFIGMDSFGDSGPFEDVYKARGITAEAMVAAAKAQL; this is encoded by the coding sequence ATGTCCACGTCCGCTCTAGACACTGTCACGACCGCCATCAACACCATCCGGACGCTGTCGATGGACGGCGTTCAGGCCGCCAACAGTGGCCACCCCGGCACGCCGATGGCGCTGGCGCCGGTCGCGTACCAGATCTGGGCGCAGGAGATGGACTACGACCCGGGCGCCCCGCTGTGGCCGAACCGCGACCGCTACATCCTGTCGTGCGGCCACGCGTCGATGCTGCTGTACTCGATGATCCACGTGTCGGGCATCAAGAAGGCCAAGGCGTGCGGCAAGGTCCTCGACGAGCCGGCCCTGACGGTCGACGACCTGAAGAACTTCCGGCAGTACGGCAGCCTCACCCCGGGGCACCCCGAGCACGGCCACACGACCGGCGTCGAGACCACCACCGGCCCGCTCGGCCAGGGCTGCGCGAACAGCGTCGGCATGGCGATCGGTCAGAACTGGCTGGCCGCCCGCTACAACAAGCCGGGCAAGGAGCTGTTCGATTTTGATGTCTATGTCCAGTGCAGCGACGGCGACCTGATGGAGGGCGTCGCGTGCGAGGCGGCCTCGCTCGCCGGGCACCTCAAGCTGTCGAACCTCTGCTGGGTGTACGACGACAACCACATCACCATCGAGGGCGACACCGACCTGGCGTTCAGCGAGGACGTCGCGACCCGCTTCGAGGGGCTCGGCTGGACCGTCTACCGCGTCGACGACGCCAACGACCTCAAGGCGCTCGGCCAGGCCTTCTCCAAGTTCAAGGCCAACCAAGCCGGCCCGACGCTGATTATCGTCCGCAGCGTCATCGGCTACGGCGCGCCCCACGCGGCCGGCACCTCGGGAGCCCACGGATCCCCGCTCGGCGACGAGGAGGTCAAGCTCACCAAGGAGGCCTACGGCTGGCCGGCGGACAAGAAGTTCTACGTCCCCGACGAGACGCTTGAGCACTTCGCCTCGACCATGGGCGAGCGGGGAGCCGCCGCCCGGACCTCTTGGGACAAGACCTACGAGGCCTACTCCGCCGCCCACCCGGAACTGGCCGCCGAGCTCGATAAGATCTGGGCCGGCGAGTTGCCGGCGGGCTGGGACAAGGACCTGCCCGTGTTCCCGGCCGACCCCAAGGGGACCGCGACCCGCGGCTCGGGCGGCAAGGCCCTCAACGGCGTGGCCAAGAACCTGCCCTGGATGCTGGGCGGCTCGGCCGACCTGGCGCCCAGCACCAAGACCCTGATCGACGGCGAGGGGAGCTTCGGCCCCACCAGCCACGCCGGCCGCAACCTGCACTTTGGCATCCGCGAGCACGCCATGGCCGCCGCCGGTAACGGCATGGCGTTGTTGGGACTGCGACCGTACGTGTCGACCTTTTTTGTGTTCAGCGATTACCTGCGTCCGGCGATGCGGCTCAGCGCCCTAATGAAGCTACCGGTCACGTACGTATTCACCCACGACTCGATCGGCGTTGGCGAAGACGGCCCGACTCACCAGCCGGTTGAGCAGCTGGCCGCGGCCCGCGCGATCCCCGGCCTGGTCGTCATGCGACCGGGCGACGCCAACGAGGCGAGCCGCACGTGGCATGTCGCCATCGCCGAGCAGCACCGCCCGGTGGCGATGGTGCTGACCCGCCAGAACATGCCGACCCTGTGCCGCGACAAGTACGCCGCCGTCGAGGGGGTCGACAAGGGCGCCTACGTGCTGGCCGACGCCGAGGGCGGCAATCCGGACGTCATCCTGATGGCCTCCGGCAGCGAGCTGAGCCTGGCTGTCGAGGCCTACGAGCAGCTCACCGCCGACGGAGTCAAGGCCCGCGTCGTGAGCGTGCCGTCGTTCGAGCTGTTCGAGGACCAGGACGCTTCCTACCGCGAGAGCGTGCTGCCGCCAGCGGTCACCGCACGGGTGGCTTGCGAGGCGGGCGTTCGCCAGGGCTGGGACGCCTACCTCGGACTGACCGGGGCCTTCATCGGGATGGACAGCTTCGGCGACTCTGGCCCCTTCGAGGACGTGTACAAGGCCCGCGGCATCACTGCGGAAGCGATGGTTGCCGCCGCCAAGGCTCAGCTCTAG